In the Uranotaenia lowii strain MFRU-FL chromosome 1, ASM2978415v1, whole genome shotgun sequence genome, CTCACGCGACGAAACTCTCTGGACTAGGCTGGACCTGTCCTGTAAAGCATTGCGTGAGGGTGCCCTGGGACATGTGCTGAATCGAGGGACAGTCATACTTCGGCTAGCACAGGCACATGTGACTGATCCAATCTTTCTACCCTGTAATGTCGAACCGACTTTCGAGTCGAAGGTTCAATTTCTTGATTTAAGTATGTGTTCCATCGATCGTCAAACGCTACAAGAGTTGCTGTCCTGCTGTCGGTCGCTGCGGAAACTAAGCCTCGAAAATGTTCCGATCGACGGAGGGTGCTGCCAGGAGATAGCCGACAATGAAAATCTCGAAGCACTAAACCTTACTATGGCAGAAGGGTTGGATGCTTTCAGTTTGACCCTGCTGTTGAAGAAGCTGACCAAACTTCACAGTCTCAACATCAGCTGGACATCGCTATCGCGGCAAGCCGTCGAGGCGGTCGTTAACCACGTGACTCCCAATTTGCTCCGGCTGAACATCGCCGGCTGCCGGAGCACACTGACAGATGCTGGTAGGTTTAATTTGACTAGTTTTTCATGTTGACGGgttaatttctgttttttaattGCAATTTCAGCCCTTGACAAACTGATTGTTCGCTGTCCTGGTTTGCTAGAGCTAGATCTCTCCGACTGTACCCAGCTTACCTCCGAATGTATCGGTATGGTGTGCAAACTGAGAAAGCTCGAGTACCTATCATTGTCTCGTTGTTACAACATTCACGTTACAGCTTATTTGTAAGTATTTTTGTAGCTAAGTACTCGAGTCTAATGAAGCGGATAAACGGATTGTTTATTTCTTTACTCCAGGCAACTTAGTGAACTACACTCTCTACTCTTCCTGGACGTGTTCGGTCTGCTATCGGAGCAAGCGATCGTGATGTTGCAGACTTCCTTTCCGGGAGTTGGTATCAACAAGTTCATGCACAGTTCGGTGGCCCGACCAACCGTTGGCACTAGACGTACGTCCATCTGGGGGCTACGGACGCGGGACTAATTTATCTTCAATCGTCATCTACTCTATAGTCAGCCATTGTCAAACATCTTTCTGTGGATTACAACCAGGGctacaaaaatctcaaaccacACATGAAGATCGATTCAGATTCTACTATTTCAATAGTGTTAAGTTGTTGAGATAGTGAATATCACGACGAGAGAATATAACAGCTAAAAGCAGTTAActaaaatggtttattttacttttcattaTTTCTATGGTAAAAGCTAAATAGCACGTACAATTCACGAGTagagaaatgtaaaaatatcTTGCGTAATTCCGTAAAATTCAACCAGTCTATCAATTCTCTCGTTCAGTCTCTGCTACCGATTCTATGTTAGCCAACTTGCTAAATATGGTGTACTGATCTAGAAGTTCTTCTAGAAAATCTTCCAAGAGTTGCGTTTACAACATTCATTCTAGATTGACCCTATCGATCATCTAAATGTTAGCTGTGCTTGTAAGTGTTCTAGCTTTGTTGCTACCGGTTTCCCTCGGTAGCTCATTGTCCTCCAATCTGCGATCCGAAGCTACCCGAATACTCTTGCCGCAGAGCCCGTAGAATTTCTTTGGTTTGTAACCACGCCTGGTGGCAATGAATTTCCAACCCACATGATTATTACATGCGTTACAAATCTGAAAGtgcaaaaattgattatttaccACTTTTTTAACTACAGCATTTCGCGACTCACCGCAATCTGCCACGAGTAGCCCGGGAACCAGCTGAAATCGGTCGACGGTTTGGTTGAGGTGCGAACAGTCCGCACCACCGTCCGATACACGGTCAGCGTTTCGTGCACAAAACCGGACGGATTGCAGTAGCTGCTGCTGACGCCCTGTTTGGACATCGCAAACATATCCGCGTAGTTAGCAATCCGCCGATCACATTTTTTGCAGCAAAACGCACATGTCTACATGGAATCATCAGTTGGAAaacgttttgaacaaaaaaccaattttaaaattttagtgaaaaatcaaatgatattcaGCAGCGATACTTACATAGTCCAGAATATTATTGACCAACAACATCCTGGAGAGCACTGAATTCGAGAAAAACAGCTCCTTTCGGTCGGTTTCACTCAGCGGAATGTTTCGAGCCAACCAAAAGGAAAGCATCACGGGGTCGGCCGTGGGGACGGATTCGATCCgcaaaaactccaaaaatctTCGAACCTTGAAAAGCACCTCGTTCGAACCGTACTGGTCGTACACAAATTTGGGCCAAACGCTGGACTGGGCTGCGAGTAGTCGGTTTCGGGATAGGTTGTTGATTCTGGCAACGTTGGTAACGCAGAACGTCGTCAGTGGATCAGCCAAAAGCACTTCGGGAAGAATTTTTACCTCAGCGTAGTACTGGGCACGACCCTCCCGTTGGACTGATCGGGTGAGAGCTCCATCAGTTTGCGGAACCAGTTCGAACCGTTGTCGAGCTAGGGTTTTCAGGACAATTGATGATtcacgaatatttttttcacaaacctGGCAAACGACTCCGAATATGCGTTTTTTATGTGGGTGCTCCCAAAATACTAAACCTATCAGGGCGCTTTCGCTGTGGCCATCGAATTCCAGCAGATTGTTGGTCAAAATCAACGGAATCGTTTCACCCGGATACACTATGGAATGATGCCCATTGATTGGGATTCTGTGAACGGAGCCAGGTTCGAAGAGTTCAGAGCTTTCGACCCTCTCCAGTTTACCTAGATAGGTATGTTCCGAGGGAAGTTGAATGTTGTAGGTGAGTTTGAATCTAGCCCGAAGACCCTCTGTTCCCGCACTAGATGGTCCTGAAAGGATGCGATCTGCTTGCAAAGGGTCATCGTGAAGTGAGACACGGTTGACCAGTTCAACGTTTtcgtcatcttttttttttgttggtagaCGGTGAAAAATGTAATTGCGTGTTATTTCCAGCGTGTGTTTTAAGATATTATTTCTGCATACAGACCTTCACGATGCCAGCActtgaatttgatatttgagtatatttgtcgaaaacacatttttgattCCCTTAGTGTGCCGATCGCACTTTTTGTTAAATTCCTTAGACCATTTTTGTACAATGATGGAAACAAATTACTTCAGCTGACCCATTCGTCCAATCCTCACAGCAAAATTTCGATATTCAAAAGTTCAAGCATTTTTCTAGGGTTACCATGGTTGCATCGTTTTAtcatcaaacaaaaaatcgtttaattaACGACTGTTAAGtctatattattttaaactaaaaatatttaagtgtAAAAATCTTACTTCAAAACTTAAGCCACTGATCTTAAGCTCTGCACTAAGAAACTTGATGAGTATCGaagtagggtcaagtggggtaattatgaacacggggtaattccgaacaagtgccatacgcgctgctgtgggagatgaatgaacacaaaaagttccaaaagtggtagtttaacatccgattgatagctgtaaggtgtttccgatttttttttcaaatcataatgatatcatttcagatgttttaaaaaaccattacctcgTGAAACGGAATTCGTTTTGGAcagtgtttaatgttttgaatatctgatcataggaaatccaCCTGGGATGTTGTTATCACAtgttttacatccagtttatgatgctctgtctggattttgaagaaattttgaaaaaaattattcgcacTTATTCACAGATGCGTGTTCATATTTACCtcatagttttcgtcctatggggtaattatgaacacatcttCTTATACATTTCCTGATATTTCTAATGCTTTTTAATGGtcaaatgatttattcatcaacttagggggccattcactaattacccaagcatttccagacctCTTTCCCCCTCCCTCCCCttctaagaaatttcttataaaactacccctccccccttctgtaagatcttaacacattaacgacCGTGAAGAAATTTTAGCCGGAAAACATCAAaactcggcattctatatcacAGAATCCACTTGACCAAAATCAATAACTTTCATATTAAAAttaggtccgcaatgtgttaagttttgaatttttgataaattgtttttttttctaaaattgagattcggatttagaaaaaaagctatgccggttcttttcagtctttgcaaaaaacttttgaaccccATCTTtttaaaactggaaataaaatttcaaaagtggaaaaaagtgaataaaacagaaattttgaaaaagctcaATCCGTAACCAAACTtaaacaagtcttaattttgttaaaataaatagtgAGAAAAACTAGCTTTTCGTTGATAGAAATAAGGCAGTCAAAagttttaccggtaataccaaaaccgaaaacctgtatcccaggaatagttcTCTAATACCGAATACAGgttttacgtgcttccaaaaccaggtttttagataattgGTAAACATTAAGGTTATAAACCAGACTTGAAGAAATGTTTAATTagacttaaaattaaatccaccatttctttacaaaaggtttgctgatcgagcttttattcataactgtgtgaaatttaacattattatgaaccttaaatctctgtggtcaacagtaaaatatatgaaaaactttgataaatttaattgtttaataagtccacaaagcaaagatcaattttcctgtatgtttgaacaacgtgctgctattcagaacagaaaataataattgtttatatGTTATATTCGGATATCAAATAtctaaaatctattttcttgcagtctAATTGTTTActtagatacttttttcaatgttaattcaAGCCTACccattttctgatacctgatagatacttttttcaatgttaatttgttcgaatatttgtttttaatttggtgcaaaataaacatcttttggttgaagattttctctttcagtttgtTGAAGAAAACTTCGGtagtacttcaatttttttttttttttgaaagaatagagctatttatgtgaaatttcatacaggtgataaaaaaatttataagtgtcaatattttccaaaacagtcgatcatatagaactgacaagaattgtaaaaaatgactgttcactgatccaagaagatttCAATGAGTGTTTTTGTGTAACAaccctttaaaaatattttcgaatttcctgtatatgtataggttgcaattttatcacattttatgATACTtcgcacgtacgtgaaaagcctagcccacgacattttggtgaagacttgatgtttgctgcgcaggacattttaaacggatgtaaaaactatcgagtagcctTACTCGTCTAAAATGTCACACAtatggagaggtcctatcaaataaaatgttctgtaaagtcataaaga is a window encoding:
- the LOC129740198 gene encoding S-phase kinase-associated protein 2 isoform X1; this encodes MKRKTEDQPEKRSKYARTYFSKLLGFDISNELCIHFLKRSFGQQDCLPSLGLAVLNQQDDNPTPLVKLDNPPSIGMSSSGASSSSKGRSPLAIVSNQGNSSNIVQNSTGPVAQLPTMASVGLQDPVNLRKYYSIVNDERFFLYRKRSTKHNTGEDFFSRLSDEMILQIFRWLPKKALLRCSQVSKRLNRVSRDETLWTRLDLSCKALREGALGHVLNRGTVILRLAQAHVTDPIFLPCNVEPTFESKVQFLDLSMCSIDRQTLQELLSCCRSLRKLSLENVPIDGGCCQEIADNENLEALNLTMAEGLDAFSLTLLLKKLTKLHSLNISWTSLSRQAVEAVVNHVTPNLLRLNIAGCRSTLTDAALDKLIVRCPGLLELDLSDCTQLTSECIGMVCKLRKLEYLSLSRCYNIHVTAYLQLSELHSLLFLDVFGLLSEQAIVMLQTSFPGVGINKFMHSSVARPTVGTRRTSIWGLRTRD
- the LOC129740229 gene encoding protein cereblon-like: MCFRQIYSNIKFKCWHREDDENVELVNRVSLHDDPLQADRILSGPSSAGTEGLRARFKLTYNIQLPSEHTYLGKLERVESSELFEPGSVHRIPINGHHSIVYPGETIPLILTNNLLEFDGHSESALIGLVFWEHPHKKRIFGVVCQVCEKNIRESSIVLKTLARQRFELVPQTDGALTRSVQREGRAQYYAEVKILPEVLLADPLTTFCVTNVARINNLSRNRLLAAQSSVWPKFVYDQYGSNEVLFKVRRFLEFLRIESVPTADPVMLSFWLARNIPLSETDRKELFFSNSVLSRMLLVNNILDYTCAFCCKKCDRRIANYADMFAMSKQGVSSSYCNPSGFVHETLTVYRTVVRTVRTSTKPSTDFSWFPGYSWQIAICNACNNHVGWKFIATRRGYKPKKFYGLCGKSIRVASDRRLEDNELPRETGSNKARTLTSTANI
- the LOC129740198 gene encoding S-phase kinase-associated protein 2 isoform X3 codes for the protein MSSSGASSSSKGRSPLAIVSNQGNSSNIVQNSTGPVAQLPTMASVGLQDPVNLRKYYSIVNDERFFLYRKRSTKHNTGEDFFSRLSDEMILQIFRWLPKKALLRCSQVSKRLNRVSRDETLWTRLDLSCKALREGALGHVLNRGTVILRLAQAHVTDPIFLPCNVEPTFESKVQFLDLSMCSIDRQTLQELLSCCRSLRKLSLENVPIDGGCCQEIADNENLEALNLTMAEGLDAFSLTLLLKKLTKLHSLNISWTSLSRQAVEAVVNHVTPNLLRLNIAGCRSTLTDAALDKLIVRCPGLLELDLSDCTQLTSECIGMVCKLRKLEYLSLSRCYNIHVTAYLQLSELHSLLFLDVFGLLSEQAIVMLQTSFPGVGINKFMHSSVARPTVGTRRTSIWGLRTRD
- the LOC129740198 gene encoding S-phase kinase-associated protein 2 isoform X2 yields the protein MKRKTEDQPEKRSKYASKLLGFDISNELCIHFLKRSFGQQDCLPSLGLAVLNQQDDNPTPLVKLDNPPSIGMSSSGASSSSKGRSPLAIVSNQGNSSNIVQNSTGPVAQLPTMASVGLQDPVNLRKYYSIVNDERFFLYRKRSTKHNTGEDFFSRLSDEMILQIFRWLPKKALLRCSQVSKRLNRVSRDETLWTRLDLSCKALREGALGHVLNRGTVILRLAQAHVTDPIFLPCNVEPTFESKVQFLDLSMCSIDRQTLQELLSCCRSLRKLSLENVPIDGGCCQEIADNENLEALNLTMAEGLDAFSLTLLLKKLTKLHSLNISWTSLSRQAVEAVVNHVTPNLLRLNIAGCRSTLTDAALDKLIVRCPGLLELDLSDCTQLTSECIGMVCKLRKLEYLSLSRCYNIHVTAYLQLSELHSLLFLDVFGLLSEQAIVMLQTSFPGVGINKFMHSSVARPTVGTRRTSIWGLRTRD